From Mustela erminea isolate mMusErm1 chromosome 1, mMusErm1.Pri, whole genome shotgun sequence, a single genomic window includes:
- the LRTM1 gene encoding leucine-rich repeat and transmembrane domain-containing protein 1 isoform X2, whose amino-acid sequence MKGELLLLWGTLALLRLAGSCPEKCRCRSSSRSVDCSRQGLAEVPQDLPPQTQTLLLQDNQIGQLPAFAFRSVPQLTTLNLGNNSLSHLAAGVFHGLQHLQVLNLTQNSLHFLESRLFHSLPQLRELDLSSNDIRHLPTSPGKPWQNLTVFAVQQNQLQHLDRALLESMPRVRLLLLKDNLWKCNCHLLSLKLWLEKFIYKGGVTDSVICASPDTWKGEDLLKIPHELYQPCPFPSPDIGSSRGQQLGSAHRPVPASPESHSLGERDPSECELKPKPKPASLRHAVATVIITGVVCGIVCLMMLAAAIYGCTYAAITAQYHGGRLAQTNEPVKTEGKELYASSPA is encoded by the exons GTGAACTGCTTCTGCTTTGGGGCACGTTGGCCCTGCTCCGGCTGGCAGGCAGCTGCCCAGAGAAGTGCCGCTGCCGCTCCTCCTCACGATCCGTAGACTGCAGCCGGCAGGGGCTGGCTGAGGTCCCTCAGGATTTGCCTCCGCAGACTCAAACGCTGCTCTTGCAAGACAACCAGATAGGCCAGCTTCCTGCATTTGCGTTTAGGTCAGTGCCACAGCTCACGACCCTGAACTTGGGCAACAATTCTCTTTCGCATCTGGCCGCCGGGGTTTTCCATGGACTCCAGCACTTGCAAGTCTTGAACCTGACCCAGAACTCCCTGCATTTTCTGGAAAGCAGGCTTTTCCACTCCCTCCCACAGCTGAGGGAGCTTGATTTGTCATCAAACGACATCAGGCACCTTCCCACATCCCCCGGGAAGCCTTGGCAGAACCTGACCGTATTTGCAGTTCAACAAAACCAGCTTCAGCACCTTGATCGAGCGCTCCTGGAATCCATGCCCAGAGTGAGGCTTTTACTTCTCAAGGACAACCTCTGGAAATGCAATTGCCACTTGCTCAGTCTTAAACTCTGGCTGGAGAAATTTATCTATAAAG ggggaGTAACAGACAGTGTCATCTGTGCGTCACCAGACACCTGGAAGGGAGAGGATCTCCTGAAGATCCCTCATGAGCTGTACCAGCcctgtcctttcccttctccGGACATAGGCTCCTCCAGGGGGCAGCAGCTGGGTTCTGCCCACCGGCCTGTTCCCGCGTCTCCCGAGAGCCACAGTTTGGGGGAGCGAGACCCCTCAGAGTGTGAGCTCAAACCCAAGCCGAAGCCGGCCAGCCTGCGTCACGCGGTGGCCACCGTCATCATCACAGGGGTTGTGTGCGGGATCGTATGTCTCATGATGTTGGCTGCAGCCATCTACGGCTGCACCTATGCGGCCATCACAGCCCAGTACCACGGGGGACGCTTGGCTCAGACCAACGAGCCTGTGAAGACGGAAGGAAAAGAGCTGTATGCCAGCTCACCAGCCTGA
- the LRTM1 gene encoding leucine-rich repeat and transmembrane domain-containing protein 1 isoform X1, with the protein MGMKEALLQVVEGELLLLWGTLALLRLAGSCPEKCRCRSSSRSVDCSRQGLAEVPQDLPPQTQTLLLQDNQIGQLPAFAFRSVPQLTTLNLGNNSLSHLAAGVFHGLQHLQVLNLTQNSLHFLESRLFHSLPQLRELDLSSNDIRHLPTSPGKPWQNLTVFAVQQNQLQHLDRALLESMPRVRLLLLKDNLWKCNCHLLSLKLWLEKFIYKGGVTDSVICASPDTWKGEDLLKIPHELYQPCPFPSPDIGSSRGQQLGSAHRPVPASPESHSLGERDPSECELKPKPKPASLRHAVATVIITGVVCGIVCLMMLAAAIYGCTYAAITAQYHGGRLAQTNEPVKTEGKELYASSPA; encoded by the exons ATGGGAATGAAAGAAGCTCTCCTACAGGTTGTAGAAG GTGAACTGCTTCTGCTTTGGGGCACGTTGGCCCTGCTCCGGCTGGCAGGCAGCTGCCCAGAGAAGTGCCGCTGCCGCTCCTCCTCACGATCCGTAGACTGCAGCCGGCAGGGGCTGGCTGAGGTCCCTCAGGATTTGCCTCCGCAGACTCAAACGCTGCTCTTGCAAGACAACCAGATAGGCCAGCTTCCTGCATTTGCGTTTAGGTCAGTGCCACAGCTCACGACCCTGAACTTGGGCAACAATTCTCTTTCGCATCTGGCCGCCGGGGTTTTCCATGGACTCCAGCACTTGCAAGTCTTGAACCTGACCCAGAACTCCCTGCATTTTCTGGAAAGCAGGCTTTTCCACTCCCTCCCACAGCTGAGGGAGCTTGATTTGTCATCAAACGACATCAGGCACCTTCCCACATCCCCCGGGAAGCCTTGGCAGAACCTGACCGTATTTGCAGTTCAACAAAACCAGCTTCAGCACCTTGATCGAGCGCTCCTGGAATCCATGCCCAGAGTGAGGCTTTTACTTCTCAAGGACAACCTCTGGAAATGCAATTGCCACTTGCTCAGTCTTAAACTCTGGCTGGAGAAATTTATCTATAAAG ggggaGTAACAGACAGTGTCATCTGTGCGTCACCAGACACCTGGAAGGGAGAGGATCTCCTGAAGATCCCTCATGAGCTGTACCAGCcctgtcctttcccttctccGGACATAGGCTCCTCCAGGGGGCAGCAGCTGGGTTCTGCCCACCGGCCTGTTCCCGCGTCTCCCGAGAGCCACAGTTTGGGGGAGCGAGACCCCTCAGAGTGTGAGCTCAAACCCAAGCCGAAGCCGGCCAGCCTGCGTCACGCGGTGGCCACCGTCATCATCACAGGGGTTGTGTGCGGGATCGTATGTCTCATGATGTTGGCTGCAGCCATCTACGGCTGCACCTATGCGGCCATCACAGCCCAGTACCACGGGGGACGCTTGGCTCAGACCAACGAGCCTGTGAAGACGGAAGGAAAAGAGCTGTATGCCAGCTCACCAGCCTGA